From Micropterus dolomieu isolate WLL.071019.BEF.003 ecotype Adirondacks linkage group LG06, ASM2129224v1, whole genome shotgun sequence:
AAATACAGGATTTACTTTTCCATGTAAAGGTGTTGCTTCTTAGGAGTCATTATCATTGGTAACAAGTGAGAATGCTAATCAGTGATCACTGTCTCACATATTATTGGGATTATAACATAGCATGTTTAGCTTGATGTTCTCATCCCAGTGGCGTAGCAGCAGGAAGAGCTGTCTGGCGGCTCCCTTCAGCCCTGCCAGGTCCACTCCCTCAGGCAGCTCCTGACAGCGCAGCCAGAAGTCTGCTTTTGCTGCCACCAGCTCCCACTCCATGAAGTAGCCAGCACAGCGGTGCTCAAGCCAGGCTAGGGCCACAGCTGTGGCCCAGCTGGACCCCTCCAGGTCCTCTTGAGCCAACTTGCTGCTACCCTGTAGGTCTGCTGGGTCTACTGAAGAGCTTTCACATACATCTGTCTCTGATCCGCGACCACTATCTGCCTGGCCGTGGCTCTGGCTCTGAGAGGGACCTACAGATAGCTCCAGGGAGCCCTCCTCCGAGCTGGGAAGGTCAGGGGGTGAGGTGACAGGGTCTCGGTCAGACAGGTGTCTGCGGCGAACCCTTGGTTCCAGCATCAGGGGAGTGTCATCTGGAGTGTGGTGGAAAGGAGGTGCAGTTGGTTTGGCGAAGGAGCATGAAGAAGGAGAAAAGGTAACGTGGTGACTAGTGGGAACACCGGGAGGCTTGGTGGAGGTGGATAAAGATGGAGCACTGGGAGATGTGCAGCGGAAGGGCGGGCTGAGACTGCGGCGGTGGAGGCTGTAGGGTGATGCCCTCTTCAGGCGGTCCAGGGGGATCTGGACACAGTCCGAGTAGCTTTCTGTCATGAGAAAAGCACCTGATGCCAGCTGCAGCCGCACCTGATTAGACACCATACAgacaaatgagtaaatgtgtaTACATTCTAATAAGTACTTACTTAAGTATATGTTGTAAGTGTCTGCTCACCAGGGACAGGTAGTCTGGAGCTTCGGTTTCAGGGTGTTTCTCAGTctcagcagacagacagtgggACTTGAGAGGAACCTGCTTTCCTGATGAAACAGAGGACCTGAGTATGCCCAGAGGAAatctaaaatgcataaaaagagGTGGGTGTTTTGGCATTTGAATATCTATACATTTGGATGTAGACATAATATACACCCCTCTTAGAAAGGGGCTTAATCTCCAAATAAACAATAAGCCAAAGGGAGCAGTCTCAAAAATGCAAACATAGTAAGCCAAACAAACAGAGTGCTTTAGGGAAGACACAGCATCACACATTAAAACTAATCAGCAGGGGTTTGATGGACACATACAAACTCTCCTAAAATGCACTTCATCTAATACAGAATCTCTTTTCCAGAAGGTCTCCCAAGATCATTTAGTTACTTTAATGTTTCAGTCCTTTTCTGCTCGGCATTAACGTTTTTAGTCGATCCCCTTTGCAGTGTAATTCACAAGAACTAAAAgctaattataaaaaaaatattttaatgtaaaaagtcTAACCTGGCGCCAAAGAAGCTCTCCATTGACTTGCTCTCGATAGATCGCGGTGAACGAGTGCATGTGGCACCTGTTAGCGCTGGGGCTGTGGCAGAGTAGGCACTGCCCCCTACACCTGAGACAGCAGCATggaacaaaacaataaacattatTGTTTCATCAGCACAGTGATAAAGAGATGTTTCCTTACTGTGTTTAAATGCTCATTTCACCCTGTACGTGACATTAGTAGAATGACTTAATACATTTCTGGAAAGAAATGCTGCTATAGaagacattttaatgttgtgagCATCACAAAAAATCCATTGTATTGGGGTTGCTGATGTGTATATTCAAGTCAGGGGAGAGCAGCTGTGCTTCTCTCCGTCCATTCAGACTCACCCTGAGTTTTGAACTGGCTTTCTGGTCGGATGCCTCTAACATTGACACTACACTGACACCTGAATCACTGATCGAGTCAACAGCAATACTTACTAGAGTCCCAGGATGTAAGGCTACAGGGTGAGGCAGGGGTGTCATCTCTGTCTGAGAGATACAAAGATTGTTGATGACCTAAAGTGTTGGCAACATAAATTGGTGATGGAATCATTCAGTCTGTCTACCTGTAGAGTTCCAGGTGTCCTCAGTCTCTTCACCATCTCTGCTGGCGCGCCGTCTGCCCAAACCGACAGAATAGGCCCTCTGCCTGCGACTACCTGACTGGGAACTCCGCCTGTTACCCAAATGCACCcctaaacacgcacacacacacacacacacacacacacacacacacacacacacacacacacagactaaagTGTTAACAGATTGATACGCAGGAGCATTGCAAACTATTAAAGTTATAGTGTATGTGGTGCTGGTTGAAACTATGTACTTATCCCCatagaaataaatattaaagtcatttagcattgcactttcATTAATTTGGGAGAATCATAGGAAACAGATTTAAAATTGATCAATGGTCAAAAATGAAACAGCAGTGGCTGAGATATGCTGACACTTAATTCAAACTGTGGGTCACATACAAAAAACCACTAAATCCTACAATTATCATAATTCAACACAACTCAATTGCATCTTTCACTCGACCCTCCCTGCCCGAGTGGATGCAACATCTTTCAAACGCAAGTTCCCAACCTAAAATTTTGTCAGACATTATTTTCACTGGCTGGATACAGTAGGCTACCCCTCATGACAACTAAACTAAacttaactaaataaaataaataaaatttgtgaGTATGAGTTGGTAGTAAGCCAAACCTGCAGTTTCTGTGTGGAGCTCCATGCTGTCTGCCAAGCCTTTATTAGAGTTGTTATCAGTGGTAGTGAAGGCTGTGTACATGCAGATGATATTACAGTGCTTACTGGTCTGGATAGCCTTCATACGATATCGCTTAGCTGAACCTAAGAAACAGTGAGGGGTAGACAGTACGTGTACCGTATTACTTAAGATAACTGTCAATCAATTAGTGAGATAAGCAGTTAAGCCTCACCATGTCCAAAATCGCTCTCCTTCTCTGCCATTTTCTCAAAGTCCCTAATGACTGAGCGAGCAGTGAGTTGGTGAATGATCTCCTCCCACGGCTCCCGTCCTCTTCCTTCTCGCCCCCCTTTTCCTCCTCCACATCCATCAACTCCAGGTGTATCCTGGCCCTCAGGGGTCCAGAGGTGCGCCAGGTCCACCGTGACCTCCCAGGAGACAGGTCTGCCTCTCAGCAGACCGTGAATGAGTGAGCGACACTGACCTGGCGGGGGATCCTCCGGTGGAATAGCGGTAAAGAGGTACTCCGGGTCTGTGAAGCTGTCCCAGTCCAGAGGAGAGGCAGGGAATAGGAGTCCGTCTAAGGGGtcagagtgagaaagagagagataaaaattTCTTGGAGGCAAAATAGGAAGGGCAATCCTGCTTTTCTTAGTACTATAGCTTTACTGGAGTCAGTGAGGCTTCTGCGGGATAGTGTCCCTCTTGATGGGGGCTTCGTCTCTCCATCGCTTTCATCCAGCCTCCCTCCCAGTGTTTGGTCGAAAGAGACCCTCTCCAGAGCTCTCCTCAGGCGATGCATCTCCAGCTCACCCTGGGGGGACGAGAAACTTCGTGCTGCCATGGTTGAACGGGCCAGTGCTTTATGTCTCCTACGAGACTCCTCACCTCCATCCACACACCCATTCTGGATGTAAAGAGGGAAAATCAAACAGGTTCAAAAAGTAGGTTAGACtgctagttttatttttttctgtaacaaCATGTCTAAAATTAAAAGAGCTTAGGGTTATCTATTTGTACTTTTTCAGTAATGAACTCCTGTAATGTACTTCTGTGGTGTGCCTACTTAAGCTCACCTTTTCTGCCCTGTTATCAGGAGTTTCCACTGAGAGGTTTTGCTGCCACACAGGGTCTGCCCAGCGAGACAGGGATGATCTCTGTTCTGGAGGGGGCATCTTTTCAAGACCTTGGGGTAGCGACCCCGTGTCCAGCACTGAACCACAGGAGTGAGGGTCTGGCAGAAAGACCCCACCCGCAGAGTCAGAGTTGGACGAGGCGTGGATGTGTGAGTGGGACTGTGTTTGTAGACTCCGCTCACTACTGAGGGAGCAGCGAGTAAGGACATACTGCTCCTGGATATAAGAGCTCTCCTGGATCCTCCTCCTCACGTCACTGGACCAGTCTAACTCCACTCCTACAGCGGATAAAAGCTATATGTTAGATTTACCATTCATATCTACCAGGAGTTCACTATGAGATACACTGACAAGTGACCGACCTGGGCTGGTGCCAGGGTCTGTGTTTTTGGCACAGGAGAACTCAGAGGAGATTTCTCTGGAAATCTCCCTCAGTGCCTCATCCAAGTCGGTGCCATCTGCACTTGTCACCACAGGCATTAACTCGGAGGCAGGAGGAGGTGAAAGCTCGTCATTTGATTGGCCAAAAACTGAACCAGTGGATCCAAGATGCACACCTTTATCGCCCCGTCCTTGAGACTATAAAATAAGACAGTGATATTAGatacattttcctttgcagacacacacaaatgaacttTTAAAGAATGTAGAGATGTGTACCTCTGTCTTTTTTGCTTTGAAATTCTTCATATCGTATAGAGTGCAATATCCAATTAGACGATTCCCAGGGTAGAGAGGAGGGATTTCACTGGGTGAAAGAAAGGCCTCCATGTTTTCTGGCAGGTACCAATCAATCCGCACGTCAGTCAGCACAGGTTCAAAGGCCTTTTTCAGAGACTTGATTAACTGAGGAGATAGAGTGGTAACAATATTTCTAAATCAAGCCTTTACAACTTATTTGACTGATTAGAGGCCAGTTTTGGAAGAAGTAATCAGATTCTTCACTAAGTTAAAAGTACCAACACATTAATGTAAAAACCCTCCATTACAAATAGAAGTCTTGCAttaagtacagaagtattaacatcaaaatgtagttaaagtatcaaaagtgcTTCTGAAGTTCTGAAGAAATGGCCCCTGTGACTCATATTATTCTGTTAATTCTGTTATTACTGGTAGTTAATACTGATTCATCAGTGTGTACTACAAATATATAGTTGGTAGAAGTagagctagttttaactactttttatAAAGTTAGGTAGTTTAGTCCTTTAGTTCAGCACTTCTCAACCTTGTGAGTCGGACTCggcccctccaaagggtcacaagataattCTGGGGgttatatttgatttattattttttattggattatttcatctcacatttatttaaatgaaaccatctgaACCACTGgtatgtattgtattgtataaattatgttttttaatgtaaaatcttgatttgtaaagtaactagtaagcATAGCTGTCAGATAGATGTagaggagtaaaaagtacaattttattataatataaagtaCTGTGAAGTACTGacactgtatgtactgtatttgtctCTCAAAGTAAAATTGTGCTTCTAATTGTTCTGCAATTCATATTTTCTCAAATAGGTGGCAGTGCTGCAGTGGTTCCGACCTTGGGCTGGAGTCGCTCATCATCATCCAAGAGCTCTGTAGTCCCTCCTGTCAGTTTGGCAACGCCCTGCAGGAGTCTCCTGCAAGCTCTGGGACCAAGGCCCAGGCCAAAGCATCTGCAGAggtgaaataatatatatataaaaatgttatcacgccCCAAGAGAAATTGAAATTATGACACCACAATTATCATGTGAGAATTATCTTCACTGTCTACTATTGTGTGGGGTCTTTTCATGCACCGCCTGCACTATACATACAATGTGTTCAGTCACATGGGTTCACCGTCTGAACAAATCAAGTATCAGTCTCTTGCAACAACTCTGACTTATGTAACTATCTATTTGTGAAACCCTAAATACAGACAGAGGCTTGTCTCGGAAAAGAGAACATCTGGACTTATCTATCACACAGAACTGTTATTTGGGCTAATTGAGAGTTTTAAAGGATCAGGAGACAAAATAATTGAAAGGCGGAAAACTTCGGTGTTGTCTCTAaaaacagctgtctgtctgaGTGGCTGGATACTGTTAGGATTGCCAGAATGATAAGTGATGAAAGATGAAAGAATACAATAAACTATGGATATGGGCTATGGACACATAGAAATGAGACGTATTAAGAATAAAGAAACAACCAACATGTAGTGTGCGGAGGGACAGCCAAAGTACAGTGGAGAAAGTCACTCCAATAGGAGAATACTAATAAGAGATAAATGGAGTTATTGTGCATTGCTGAAGGGCCTGGATAACCAGAGGGGCGTGACTCTTACTGCAGAGGAGAGCACTTAACAGGATTACTGGGCGGGGCTGAAAAATACCTCAgccctgtcttttctttctttcacggTGCTTTGGTCTCAGTTCTTCAAGATTGCTGTTTGCCTGtgtcccctccctttctctctgtgtctctcttcctctctttcctcccccACATGGTGTCTCTTTCATATTTATTGTCTGCACTCCCTTGTCACCCACAgtgattaaatgtttaatgtccCATCACAGCCTTAGAATAAATCATTGTGAATTAAACTACATAGAAAAGTAaggaaatttgtgtttggtagaGTATTTCTATATTGTAACAATGCTTCTTGGCAATAAATCCTATACCATTAGAAAGCCTGATTATTTCCCTTTTAAACTGTGCCACATTTGTAAGGAACATGCATTTGTGGGATGAGCAGCAGAGCTGCCCATGAAAAATTTGCCAAATCTTCTCCGAAAATGCCAAGAAGCTTTTCTTTGCTGTTGACGTTTGTTTGGTGTGGATTGGATGACAGGACAAACTGGCAATTTAACAATTTGTTAATTTAAGAAACAGGAGCGTGTGGAAGAACCATACACAGCCACAGCAGCCTGACACCTCCTCTTCATGCTGGTCACCAGCCTGGTCACACACTGTTGTGGGATGGCATGCCATTCTTCAACCAGCATTTGTCGCAAGTCAGCAAACATGGTTGTGTTGGTCACTCTGGCATGAACAGCACCCACAAGTGTTCAGTGTGGTTGAGGTTAGGACTGCTGGCAGGCCATCCCATGCTCTCCACTCCCAAATTCTGAAGGTAGTCTCTGATGAACCATGCTCTGTGGGGGCGAGCGTTGTCATCTTGGGGATAGAGTTTGGTCCCAGATTGTGGAGATATGGGATTGCCACTAGTTGCAGAATTTAATCTTGATATCTCTTTGCATTGAGATTGCCTCCAATGATGACAAGCCTCGTTTTTGAGTGAGGGAGATACGGCCCCACACCATCACACTGCCTCCACCAAAAGACGTTACTCTGTCAGTGCAGCAATCAGCAAAGTGTTCTCCACACTTTGACCCAAAGATCCAAGTTCTGTAGGCAAAATCTGTACTCATCGCTGAACATGATGGTCATCAACATGTTCAGTCAGATTCCTGATTGTCAGCACCTGGGGGTACCAGAAGCTCAAAACAAGAGTCAGTAGCAACAGCAAAGGAAAGCTGTTAGGCATTGTCAGAGAAGATATGGCAAATTTCCCACATACTCAGCTGCTGCTCATACCACAAATGCATGTTCCTTACAAATGTTGCACTGTTTAAAAGGGAAATAATCAGGCTTTACAATGGTATAAGATTTATTGCCAAGAAGCATTGTTACAACAAAGACATAAtctaccaaacacaaatttcctTCATTTTTTTTGCGTAGTTTAGTTGTTTGTCCATTGTCCATGTGCATTTATATGAGTTTTTGTCCCATTCTGGATATCCACTTGATACCTCTTTGTACCATTCTTCACACATGATTTTTATGTTTCAGCTAAATACCTGCCAGCGCATGTATTTCTGCGGACCAGTTCCAGCACCTTAGCCACATTACTGATGCATCCATCTGTGATGATAAAGACCTGGCGAGGATATGAGCGCTGCATGGGCTGTTGGTACACCCAGGACAGCG
This genomic window contains:
- the vwa5b2 gene encoding von Willebrand factor A domain-containing protein 5B2 isoform X2, which produces MVGLRNCSTWEPLLLKASCIKSCANGCSLGITAHLTYANADIESVEGVFVYPLGEKEVVVGFEAVIAGRLVGVQIQSRGKIKECCLDCCPGSCLEGHCGDGREWGCCGSSSLDVQCTNGHLILDEDLERTTFIVGTGVIGPMDIVSVVISTTLELPTLENGAIRIVYPTLLTPIVTGQMTPSKSENGGKSEETGPTSCFGATSGKQGRTLGSVQQCAHAIFTSPAANLAPYELNFQLLVRGACLLAGLESPTHALRADADPSAQSASATYITLAQEHPYDRHIEIILHLSEPHSPLVILERGRLSFSQYEQQICSRRDFIRCTRKDSEPERRLEFVRKRYHKDILSSPVLMLNFCPDLVCEPLELHRATRELLFLVDRSGSMSGTNIHRVKDAMVVALKSLPSGTMLNIVGFGTTIKPLFPSSKLCADVTLMQAYEYVQRMRADMRGTNLLGALSWVYQQPMQRSYPRQVFIITDGCISNVAKVLELVRRNTCAGRCFGLGLGPRACRRLLQGVAKLTGGTTELLDDDERLQPKLIKSLKKAFEPVLTDVRIDWYLPENMEAFLSPSEIPPLYPGNRLIGYCTLYDMKNFKAKKTESQGRGDKGVHLGSTGSVFGQSNDELSPPPASELMPVVTSADGTDLDEALREISREISSEFSCAKNTDPGTSPGVELDWSSDVRRRIQESSYIQEQYVLTRCSLSSERSLQTQSHSHIHASSNSDSAGGVFLPDPHSCGSVLDTGSLPQGLEKMPPPEQRSSLSRWADPVWQQNLSVETPDNRAEKNGCVDGGEESRRRHKALARSTMAARSFSSPQGELEMHRLRRALERVSFDQTLGGRLDESDGETKPPSRGTLSRRSLTDSNGLLFPASPLDWDSFTDPEYLFTAIPPEDPPPGQCRSLIHGLLRGRPVSWEVTVDLAHLWTPEGQDTPGVDGCGGGKGGREGRGREPWEEIIHQLTARSVIRDFEKMAEKESDFGHGSAKRYRMKAIQTSKHCNIICMYTAFTTTDNNSNKGLADSMELHTETAGVHLGNRRSSQSGSRRQRAYSVGLGRRRASRDGEETEDTWNSTGVGGSAYSATAPALTGATCTRSPRSIESKSMESFFGARFPLGILRSSVSSGKQVPLKSHCLSAETEKHPETEAPDYLSLVRLQLASGAFLMTESYSDCVQIPLDRLKRASPYSLHRRSLSPPFRCTSPSAPSLSTSTKPPGVPTSHHVTFSPSSCSFAKPTAPPFHHTPDDTPLMLEPRVRRRHLSDRDPVTSPPDLPSSEEGSLELSVGPSQSQSHGQADSGRGSETDVCESSSVDPADLQGSSKLAQEDLEGSSWATAVALAWLEHRCAGYFMEWELVAAKADFWLRCQELPEGVDLAGLKGAARQLFLLLRHWDENIKLNMLCYNPNNM
- the vwa5b2 gene encoding von Willebrand factor A domain-containing protein 5B1 isoform X1; translated protein: MVGLRNCSTWEPLLLKASCIKSCANGCSLGITAHLTYANADIESVEGVFVYPLGEKEVVVGFEAVIAGRLVGVQIQSRGKIKECCLDCCPGSCLEGHCGDGREWGCCGSSSLDVQCTNGHLILDEDLERTTFIVGTGVIGPMDIVSVVISTTLELPTLENGAIRIVYPTLLTPIVTGQMTPSKSENGGKSEETGPTSCFGATSGKQGRTLGSVQQCAHAIFTSPAANLAPYELNFQLLVRGACLLAGLESPTHALRADADPSAQSASATYITLAQEHPYDRHIEIILHLSEPHSPLVILERGRLSFSQYEQQICSRRDFIRCTRKDSEPERRLEFVRKRYHKDILSSPVLMLNFCPDLVCEPLELHRATRELLFLVDRSGSMSGTNIHRVKDAMVVALKSLPSGTMLNIVGFGTTIKPLFPSSKLCADVTLMQAYEYVQRMRADMRGTNLLGALSWVYQQPMQRSYPRQVFIITDGCISNVAKVLELVRRNTCAGRCFGLGLGPRACRRLLQGVAKLTGGTTELLDDDERLQPKLIKSLKKAFEPVLTDVRIDWYLPENMEAFLSPSEIPPLYPGNRLIGYCTLYDMKNFKAKKTESQGRGDKGVHLGSTGSVFGQSNDELSPPPASELMPVVTSADGTDLDEALREISREISSEFSCAKNTDPGTSPGVELDWSSDVRRRIQESSYIQEQYVLTRCSLSSERSLQTQSHSHIHASSNSDSAGGVFLPDPHSCGSVLDTGSLPQGLEKMPPPEQRSSLSRWADPVWQQNLSVETPDNRAEKNGCVDGGEESRRRHKALARSTMAARSFSSPQGELEMHRLRRALERVSFDQTLGGRLDESDGETKPPSRGTLSRRSLTDSNGLLFPASPLDWDSFTDPEYLFTAIPPEDPPPGQCRSLIHGLLRGRPVSWEVTVDLAHLWTPEGQDTPGVDGCGGGKGGREGRGREPWEEIIHQLTARSVIRDFEKMAEKESDFGHGSAKRYRMKAIQTSKHCNIICMYTAFTTTDNNSNKGLADSMELHTETAGVHLGNRRSSQSGSRRQRAYSVGLGRRRASRDGEETEDTWNSTDRDDTPASPCSLTSWDSSVGGSAYSATAPALTGATCTRSPRSIESKSMESFFGARFPLGILRSSVSSGKQVPLKSHCLSAETEKHPETEAPDYLSLVRLQLASGAFLMTESYSDCVQIPLDRLKRASPYSLHRRSLSPPFRCTSPSAPSLSTSTKPPGVPTSHHVTFSPSSCSFAKPTAPPFHHTPDDTPLMLEPRVRRRHLSDRDPVTSPPDLPSSEEGSLELSVGPSQSQSHGQADSGRGSETDVCESSSVDPADLQGSSKLAQEDLEGSSWATAVALAWLEHRCAGYFMEWELVAAKADFWLRCQELPEGVDLAGLKGAARQLFLLLRHWDENIKLNMLCYNPNNM